The following coding sequences are from one Syngnathus acus chromosome 14, fSynAcu1.2, whole genome shotgun sequence window:
- the adssl gene encoding adenylosuccinate synthase, like, with translation MASVSDVANVNGRENGEPVVKRPRENVTSEFPLRTPKEPANKVTVVLGAQWGDEGKGKVVDLLAMDADIVCRCQGGNNAGHTVVVDSVEYDFHLLPSGVLNKKAISFIGNGVVIHLPGLFAEAQSNLKKGKGLQGWEDRLKISDRAHIVFNFHQAVDGIQEQQRQQQEGKNLGTTKKGIGPAYSSKAARNGLRVCDLVSDFKVFEDKFRMLAEHFLTMYPNLNVDIEGDLEQLKGYAERLRPLVTDGVYFMHKALTGPSKKILVEGANAALLDIDFGTYPFVTSSNCTVGGVCTGLGVPPSHVGRVYGVVKAYTTRVGVGAFPTEQDNETGALLQSRGHEVGVTTGRKRRCGWLDLILVRYAHMVNGFSAIALTKLDILDTLSEIKVGVAYNVDGKPLPSFPANTDVLTRVTVEYKTFPGWCRSTEAARSFPELPSQAQNYIRFIEDFLQVPVKWVGVGKSRESMIKLY, from the exons ATGGCATCCGTCAGCGACGTGGCTAATGTTAATGGACGAGAAAACGGGGAGCCGGTGGTTAAGCGGCCACGAGAGAACGTCACGTCTGAGTTCCCGCTTCGCACCCCAAAGGAGCCTGCGAACAAAGTGACCGTGGTGCTCGGAGCTCAATGGGGGGACGAGGGCAAAGGAAAAGTTGTGGACCTGCTCGCAATGGATGCGGATATTGTTTGCAGGTGTCAG gGTGGCAACAACGCGGGTCACACCGTAGTCGTGGACTCGGTGGAGTATGACTTCCACCTGCTACCCAGTGGCGTCCTCAACAAGAAAGCCATCTCCTTTATCG GCAATGGGGTTGTCATACACCTCCCTGGGCTGTTTGCAGAGGCACAATCGAACCTGAAGAAAGGCAaag GATTACAAGGATGGGAAGACAGACTTAAGATTTCTGATCGTGCTCACATTG TATTCAACTTCCATCAGGCTGTCGATGGCATTCAGGAGcaacagcggcagcagcaagaAGGGAAAAA TTTAGGGACGACCAAAAAGGGCATAGGCCCCGCCTACTCCTCCAAAGCTGCTCGGAATGGCCTCCGTGTGTGTGATCTTGTCTCGGATTTCAAAGTCTTTGAGGACAA gttccGCATGTTAGCAGAGCATTTCCTGACAATGTATCCAAATCTGAATGTAGACATTGAAGGCGATCTGGAGCAGTTAAAG GGATATGCTGAGCGACTGCGCCCTCTAGTGACAGATGGTGTTTACTTCATGCACAAAGCTCTTACTGGTCCCAGTAAGAAAATCCTGGTGGAGGGGGCAAACGCCGCACTGCTGGATATTGACTTTG GCACATATCCCTTTGTGACGTCGTCTAACTGCACCGTCGGAGGAGTGTGCACCGGGCTTGGCGTGCCGCCGTCACACGTTGGAAGAGTGTATGGCGTGGTGAAAGCCTACACCACCCGGGTGGGCGTCGGTGCCTTCCCAACAGAACAGGATAAT GAGACTGGGGCGCTTTTACAATCGCGAGGTCACGAGGTTGGCGTGACAACCGGCAGAAAGCGACGCTGCGGCTGGCTGGACTTGATACTGGTCCGATATGCTCACATGGTCAACGGCTTCTCGGC CATCGCCCTGACCAAACTGGACATTTTGGACACCCTGTCGGAGATTAAAGTGGGAGTGGCCTATAACGTTGATGGGAAACCTCTGCCGAGTTTCCCAG CAAACACGGACGTTCTGACGCGCGTCACCGTGGAGTACAAAACTTTCCCCGGGTGGTGCCGCAGCACCGAGGCGGCCCGCAGCTTTCCCGAGCTGCCGTCGCAGGCGCAGAACTACATTCGCTTCATTGAGGACTTCCTGCAAGTGCCAG TCAAGTGGGTTGGAGTGGGCAAGTCCAGGGAGAGCATGATCAAACTGTACTGA